The sequence TGCGGCTTTCTGCAGTCTTTGCGTCTCCGAGGTGTCttcggaaacattttttaaagttaCCTCGATTGCTTCTTCATTTATTGCTGCCAATTCCTTCGCCCACGCAAAGTCCTTCATAAGTATAGGTACTGCTACATTTGCCTTGCAGGCTACTTCCGCCAACAAATGTTTATACCCGTTAGCCTTTTTATTCAACGAACCATTGTACAATCTTGGTTCTTTTAATATTGCTTTAGTTGTCACGCACCGTCTTAGGGCCACGGCAGCGAGTGAGCAGGTCTTTTTGACTAGCTGTTTGAATGGCGGTATGGCGTCCATTTCGATTCCATTTCCAGGTGAACCAATCGATTGGCCAGACACATTAGATAATTCCTGGATAAGAGAACGTTTGCGCGGCGAGCTTTTCGTGGGTGTTTTCATCGGCGACGGAAAGAGCGATCGATTGTCGGGAGACCGTCCACGCTGCTGGATGAGAGCTTCTTCTGGCGAAAGTGTCGGGCTGAGACTGAGAATGCTGTCGGGAATATTGTCCGTCGGGCTGTTGATGATTCTCGGGTTCAGAGCCGTGCGACCCGTCGTGCCGGGTGCTACTACCTGTTCCGGCGTTACATGGTGGACGGTCGTAATTTGGGCAAGAGGTGCACGCAATCGCGGTGTACCTTGGTGAGCCATCGCTTTCGCTGTTAGCGGCTGTTcaaagcaacagaaacaaatcAGTATTTGATCAGAAGAACGCGACCAGTCACTCACTTAACGAAGACGCAGTTTACAAACTTTTAATTATCTAAAAACACCTTAAAACAATAACTAAGCAAGATTCACATCGAAAGCGGCAGAGAATAAGAATAAGAGAGAAggcgacacgacgacgacgacggctcaACTGAACACTCAACACTCTGAACAACTGAATGGAATGAAATGGAGGCGCGCCTTAACTAAGAATTTTCCGTTGAACTGCAGTTGTGTACGTTTCATTATACTTAATTCATAATGCTGCTCTTTTATGACTTGATAATAAATGAACAGCTAGGACAACAATGCGAGTAATTactaaaattattattaattattaaaatatccaaattttctattttttgtaACTCTTTTCTTTGTAGAAAGAGCCACTATTCATATTGTGattgttgaaaattgcgttccAACAATGCAGTagttccggcagcactgccagtcggcagcactgccagtcggcagcactgcctctCTCATTTATAGCCACATAAGCCACAAAAGAACGTTTATTGCTGAACTTTGTGTTTTAGCTGGTCGCAAAATGATTATAAACAATTCGTCAACATTGTGAAATCTTTTCTATTGTAGTTTTTCGGCTATTTTAAAACATAgttcgccacacacaaaaatgttgaGTCCCAAAACTAGAACAAAGAACATCGGCAACGGTCGGAACGCGTAAAACGTTTATTCAAATACTCCCCGGCTGCTCTGCTGAACGACTAGTGAGAGTGAAAGTTTATTATGAACAGCTTACTGTGAGATTAATCGTAACGACACTACGGAACATGCACTGACCGGAGGGGAAACACTAGCTTATCTGATGGCGAACTGCGCACACGATGCTAcaccgcagccaccgcagATCAAGCCATAACGGCCACGGCTAGATCGCTGCGTTTGCCACCCCACGAGTGGAACGGATTTCGGATCACCACCTTCGGTTGCTTGTGGGCCCTGGGTACCGCTGTGCGTTTACCGCCGCATGGGTAGAACACCTGGCCGGCGTTTCGTTTGCCGCCCCACGAGTGAAACTTTTGCTTCGACACGTACTTTGGCCAGTCGCGCTTCTCCGGGAACGTGttgccggggccaccaccaccgtcgtccgcATCGGTTTCACTCCTGTAGCAGTTGGCTTCGATGTAGTTGTCGATCGCAGCAACCAGCTGCTGGTCGTCTAGGCGATCGCGCAGACAGCGGTAGAAGTTTTTGGCGCTTTTGCTACACCATTCTCCGTCAACCGGAAGCTTCATTGTTT comes from Anopheles cruzii unplaced genomic scaffold, idAnoCruzAS_RS32_06 scaffold00424_ctg1, whole genome shotgun sequence and encodes:
- the LOC128276072 gene encoding leucokinins-like, with translation MKLPVDGEWCSKSAKNFYRCLRDRLDDQQLVAAIDNYIEANCYRSETDADDGGGGPGNTFPEKRDWPKYVSKQKFHSWGGKRNAGQVFYPCGGKRTAVPRAHKQPKVVIRNPFHSWGGKRSDLAVAVMA